A single region of the Microlunatus panaciterrae genome encodes:
- a CDS encoding methylmalonyl-CoA mutase family protein produces MEQPGRQDWQDAYAAALAKGQVRKADFTTLSGVEVDPVYGPPPDADDPRMERIGWPGAFPFTRGLYPTGYRGREWTIRQFAGFGNAEQTNERYKMILAAGGGGLSVAFDMPTLMGRDSDDPQSLGEVGHCGVAIDSAADMERLFEGIDLGAVTTSMTISGPAVPIFCMYVVAAERQGVDIATLNGTLQTDIFKEYIAQKEWLFAPEPHLRLIGDLIEYCTSTIPDYKPLSVSGYHIREAGSTAVQELAFTLADGFGYVELGLSRGLEVDAFAPGLSFFFDAHVDFFEEIAKFRAARRIWARWLRDRYGARTERAQWLRFHTQTAGVSLTAQQPYNNVVRTTVEALAAVLGGTNSLHTNALDETLALPTEESAEIALRTQQVIAEETGVTNVADPLGGSWYVEALTDRMEAEAEAIFARILELGGGAGAAHPIGPMTAGLLRGIEDGWFMAEIADAAFAYQTQVEKGDKRVVGVNCHTTTVTGDLEILRVSHEVEVEQRRVLAERRQTRDQSAVDACLARLVQAARSNDNMVEPMLAAARAEATLGEICGALREEWGEYTELAQF; encoded by the coding sequence ATGGAGCAGCCCGGCAGGCAGGATTGGCAGGATGCCTACGCGGCGGCGCTGGCGAAGGGACAGGTGCGCAAGGCGGACTTCACCACCCTGTCGGGGGTCGAGGTTGACCCCGTGTACGGACCGCCGCCCGACGCCGACGACCCGCGGATGGAGCGGATCGGCTGGCCCGGTGCTTTCCCGTTCACCCGCGGCCTCTACCCGACCGGCTACCGCGGCCGGGAGTGGACCATTCGTCAGTTCGCCGGGTTCGGCAACGCCGAGCAGACCAACGAGCGGTACAAGATGATCTTGGCCGCCGGCGGGGGCGGCCTCAGCGTCGCCTTCGACATGCCGACGCTGATGGGACGTGACTCCGACGACCCGCAGAGCCTGGGCGAGGTGGGCCACTGCGGGGTGGCGATCGACTCCGCCGCCGACATGGAGCGATTGTTCGAAGGCATCGACCTCGGCGCCGTCACCACCTCGATGACCATCTCCGGGCCTGCGGTGCCCATCTTCTGCATGTACGTGGTCGCGGCCGAGCGGCAGGGCGTCGATATCGCCACCCTGAACGGCACCCTGCAGACCGACATCTTCAAGGAGTACATCGCCCAGAAGGAGTGGCTGTTCGCGCCCGAGCCGCACCTTCGGCTGATCGGCGATCTGATCGAGTACTGCACCAGCACCATCCCTGACTACAAGCCGTTGAGTGTCTCCGGCTACCACATCCGTGAGGCCGGCTCGACCGCCGTGCAGGAGCTGGCGTTCACCCTCGCCGACGGGTTCGGCTATGTGGAGCTGGGGCTCTCCCGCGGTCTGGAGGTGGACGCCTTCGCCCCCGGGCTGAGCTTCTTCTTCGACGCGCACGTCGATTTCTTCGAGGAGATCGCGAAGTTCCGTGCCGCCCGGCGGATCTGGGCCCGCTGGCTCCGGGATCGCTACGGCGCTCGTACCGAACGCGCCCAGTGGCTGCGCTTCCACACCCAGACCGCCGGCGTGTCGCTGACCGCGCAGCAGCCCTACAACAACGTGGTCCGTACGACGGTGGAGGCGCTGGCTGCGGTGCTGGGCGGAACCAACTCCCTGCACACCAACGCACTGGACGAGACGCTGGCGCTGCCGACCGAGGAGTCGGCCGAGATCGCGCTGCGCACCCAGCAGGTGATCGCCGAGGAGACCGGCGTCACCAACGTCGCCGACCCGCTGGGCGGCTCCTGGTATGTCGAGGCGTTGACCGACCGGATGGAGGCCGAGGCCGAGGCGATCTTCGCCCGGATCCTCGAGCTCGGCGGGGGAGCCGGCGCCGCTCACCCGATCGGCCCGATGACCGCCGGCCTGCTGCGCGGGATCGAGGACGGCTGGTTCATGGCCGAGATCGCTGACGCGGCGTTCGCGTACCAGACCCAGGTGGAGAAGGGTGACAAGCGGGTGGTCGGGGTCAACTGCCACACCACCACAGTGACCGGTGACCTCGAGATCCTCCGGGTCAGCCATGAGGTCGAGGTCGAGCAGCGACGGGTGCTGGCCGAGCGTCGGCAGACGCGGGACCAGTCCGCTGTGGACGCCTGCCTCGCCCGGCTGGTGCAGGCGGCCAGGAGCAACGACAACATGGTCGAGCCGATGCTGGCCGCAGCACGGGCGGAGGCCACGCTGGGAGAAATCTGCGGAGCGCTCCGGGAAGAGTGGGGCGAGTACACCGAGCTCGCCCAGTTCTGA
- a CDS encoding acylneuraminate cytidylyltransferase: MRTVAVIPARGGSKGVPRKNLRLVGGRSLIERAVSACTEADLVDAVFVTTDDSAIAAAARRAGAQVIDRPGGLAGDAATSESALLHALEWLEARGSVFDVLLFVQCTSPFISPADLDSAVAKVISGSADTVLAGVETFEFLWRDVDPALSPGTGCVVGQNHDQTSRPRRQDRRPDFRETGAFYAMRTDGFRQHRHRFFGRIGIVPVQQLGSVEIDTADELALADAVAPLADAIAAPADSSAAVAEASAVMVGGWAGEGWAIDVDAIVTDFDGVHTDDTAYVDEGGRETVRVSRSDGLGIGEIRRSGVGFLILSKERNPVVTARAEKLGVAVLQGVDDKATALLGWLAARGVDPARTAYVGNDVNDLGALAVVGWPIAVPDAHPRVLAAARVVLERPGGRGAVRELCQRVLAAVEQAPAGPASSVVPLLSDVH; encoded by the coding sequence ATGCGAACCGTTGCCGTCATCCCGGCCCGTGGCGGGTCGAAGGGTGTGCCCCGCAAGAACCTGCGCCTGGTCGGCGGCCGGTCTCTGATCGAGCGGGCCGTCTCGGCCTGCACCGAGGCCGACCTGGTCGACGCCGTCTTCGTGACCACCGACGACTCGGCCATCGCGGCGGCCGCGCGGCGAGCCGGGGCCCAGGTGATAGACCGGCCCGGCGGTCTCGCCGGTGATGCCGCCACCTCGGAGTCGGCCCTGCTCCATGCACTGGAGTGGCTCGAGGCCCGCGGCTCGGTCTTCGACGTCCTGCTGTTCGTCCAGTGCACCAGCCCCTTCATCTCCCCGGCAGACCTGGACAGCGCTGTGGCGAAGGTCATCAGCGGCAGCGCCGACACCGTACTGGCGGGCGTGGAGACCTTCGAGTTCCTGTGGCGCGACGTGGACCCGGCGCTGTCGCCGGGGACGGGGTGCGTCGTCGGGCAGAACCATGACCAGACCAGCCGGCCCCGACGACAGGACCGCCGCCCCGACTTCCGCGAGACCGGCGCGTTCTACGCGATGCGTACCGACGGCTTCCGGCAGCATCGACACCGGTTCTTCGGCCGGATCGGCATCGTTCCCGTGCAGCAGCTCGGCTCGGTCGAGATCGACACCGCCGACGAGCTGGCGCTGGCCGACGCCGTCGCTCCCCTGGCCGACGCCATCGCTGCCCCGGCCGACTCGAGCGCGGCGGTGGCGGAGGCCTCCGCTGTGATGGTCGGCGGATGGGCCGGCGAGGGGTGGGCCATCGACGTCGACGCCATCGTCACCGACTTCGACGGCGTCCACACCGATGACACCGCCTACGTCGATGAGGGCGGTCGCGAGACTGTCCGGGTCAGCCGTAGCGACGGGCTGGGGATCGGCGAGATCCGCCGCAGCGGCGTCGGCTTCCTGATCCTGTCCAAGGAGCGCAACCCGGTGGTGACGGCCCGGGCCGAGAAGCTGGGAGTCGCGGTCCTGCAGGGAGTCGACGACAAGGCGACGGCACTGCTCGGCTGGCTGGCCGCGCGCGGCGTCGACCCTGCGCGGACCGCCTACGTCGGCAACGACGTCAACGACCTCGGTGCGCTCGCCGTCGTCGGCTGGCCGATCGCCGTCCCGGACGCCCATCCGCGGGTACTGGCCGCGGCCCGGGTGGTCCTGGAACGCCCCGGCGGCCGGGGCGCGGTGCGGGAGCTCTGCCAGCGGGTGCTCGCGGCCGTGGAGCAGGCTCCGGCCGGACCGGCCTCCTCAGTGGTGCCGCTGCTCTCCGACGTCCACTAA
- a CDS encoding DUF6716 putative glycosyltransferase, with translation MVRVLGIADSDSYLKWSSATLAAMPADWQTEQVVVTNPIQPSAAQVAHAAGDRPVRVLSLARLAAWLLTHRPDVVMVACTGPVVQAILSLPYLRRGDRRPVLLTGLPGISIPATVRAVEFRAGADLFLVHSVRERREFAAIGAARGIELGFVLASLPFVRRADEVAGEHSERADRVLFAAQAKVPREPEQRRAVLTALAASPRLRPVVKLRAAAGEEQTHRERWPYPELWAGLVAEGAVQADAVEFTAGSMELALRTTAGFVTVSSTAALEAMGARIPVLVLGDFGVSAEMINLVFTGSGCLGTLDDLRAGRFFTASTEWLAENYFHPASNNDWLPALTALLERRGRAGLPGREPQPVGSSRSRSRWLLRLLLPETAWLTVTRLRARIRRLRRRALSLRGRTLRVDQGRQPLVDVGEQRHH, from the coding sequence GTGGTCCGGGTGCTCGGCATCGCCGACTCGGACTCCTACCTGAAGTGGAGCTCGGCCACGCTGGCAGCGATGCCGGCCGACTGGCAGACCGAGCAGGTGGTGGTCACGAACCCGATCCAGCCGTCAGCAGCGCAGGTGGCGCACGCCGCCGGCGACCGCCCGGTCCGCGTCCTCTCGTTGGCGAGGCTGGCCGCCTGGCTGCTGACGCACCGCCCGGACGTGGTCATGGTCGCCTGCACCGGGCCGGTGGTCCAGGCGATCCTGTCGTTGCCGTACCTCCGGCGTGGGGACCGGCGCCCGGTGTTGCTCACCGGCCTTCCGGGCATCAGCATTCCGGCCACTGTCCGTGCGGTGGAGTTCCGCGCCGGTGCCGACCTCTTCCTCGTGCACAGCGTCCGGGAGCGGCGGGAGTTCGCAGCCATCGGTGCTGCACGAGGGATCGAGCTCGGCTTCGTGCTGGCCTCGCTGCCCTTCGTCCGTCGCGCCGACGAGGTTGCTGGGGAGCACTCCGAACGGGCGGACCGGGTGTTGTTCGCAGCACAGGCCAAGGTGCCCCGCGAGCCGGAACAGCGGCGGGCGGTCCTGACGGCGCTGGCGGCCAGCCCACGGCTGCGACCGGTGGTTAAACTGCGGGCCGCTGCCGGGGAGGAGCAGACCCACAGGGAGCGGTGGCCCTATCCCGAGCTGTGGGCCGGGCTGGTGGCCGAGGGCGCCGTCCAGGCGGACGCGGTCGAGTTCACGGCCGGGTCGATGGAGCTGGCTCTGCGGACGACCGCGGGATTCGTCACGGTCTCCTCGACGGCTGCGCTGGAGGCGATGGGCGCCCGGATACCGGTACTCGTTCTCGGCGATTTCGGAGTGTCGGCCGAGATGATCAACCTGGTGTTCACCGGCTCGGGCTGTCTGGGCACCCTGGACGACCTGCGTGCGGGTCGGTTCTTCACCGCCAGTACCGAGTGGTTGGCCGAGAACTACTTCCACCCCGCTTCGAACAATGACTGGCTGCCGGCCCTGACCGCCCTGCTGGAGCGGCGTGGTCGCGCCGGGCTGCCCGGCAGGGAGCCGCAGCCGGTCGGTAGCAGCCGGTCCCGGAGCCGGTGGTTGCTCCGGCTGCTGCTGCCCGAGACCGCCTGGTTGACGGTGACCAGGCTTCGAGCCCGGATTCGACGGCTGCGCCGGCGTGCGCTGTCGCTTCGGGGCCGCACGCTCCGGGTCGACCAGGGGCGGCAGCCGTTAGTGGACGTCGGAGAGCAGCGGCACCACTGA
- a CDS encoding MarR family transcriptional regulator: MTETVAKSSRSPLPFDPIQEAARLWSGHWDEMPRMRAVTSLMRVHQLVLTELDELLRPMGLTFARYEVLVLLSFSRRGSLPLGKIGERLQVHATSVTPLVKRLETAGLITRTPHPEDGRAVLAAITTKGRAVVQQATEAIVGARFALASMTEDECDQLTRLLTAPRSAAGDF, from the coding sequence GTGACTGAGACCGTTGCGAAGTCCAGCCGCAGCCCGCTGCCGTTCGACCCGATCCAGGAGGCGGCCCGGCTGTGGTCCGGACACTGGGACGAGATGCCTCGGATGCGCGCTGTCACCTCGCTGATGCGGGTACATCAGCTGGTGCTGACCGAGCTGGACGAGCTGTTGCGGCCGATGGGCCTGACCTTCGCCCGATATGAGGTGTTGGTGCTGTTGTCGTTCTCCCGTCGTGGCTCGTTGCCGCTGGGCAAGATCGGTGAACGGCTGCAGGTGCACGCCACCTCGGTCACGCCGCTGGTCAAGCGACTGGAGACCGCCGGTCTGATCACCCGGACACCGCATCCCGAGGACGGTCGCGCGGTACTGGCTGCCATCACGACCAAGGGTCGGGCAGTGGTGCAGCAGGCCACCGAGGCCATCGTCGGCGCCCGGTTCGCACTGGCCTCGATGACAGAGGACGAATGCGACCAGCTGACCAGGCTGTTGACGGCGCCGCGGTCCGCGGCCGGAGACTTCTGA
- a CDS encoding PH domain-containing protein, whose product MLSRMFDPKVTTHLIADEGEIIIDEVRRHWMAILVPMLQLALAMLIFVTMLFFPSGYAWVPFAAGLGLALYAGERIAEEHMDRFVITNMRVFRVHGIFSQHTATMPMSRILDIAVHKPMMGRLFGYGHFVFESAAQDQGLREIRYVGRPDERDLTIQRVIQRSGLRGGSMLPAPRDED is encoded by the coding sequence GTGCTGAGCCGGATGTTCGACCCCAAGGTGACCACCCACCTGATCGCGGACGAGGGCGAGATCATCATCGATGAGGTGCGCCGTCACTGGATGGCCATTCTGGTGCCGATGCTGCAGTTGGCCCTGGCGATGCTGATCTTCGTGACAATGCTGTTCTTCCCGTCGGGCTACGCCTGGGTTCCCTTCGCCGCCGGACTGGGCCTGGCGCTGTACGCAGGTGAACGCATCGCCGAGGAGCACATGGACCGGTTCGTGATCACGAACATGCGGGTCTTCCGGGTGCACGGCATCTTCTCCCAGCACACCGCAACCATGCCGATGTCGCGGATCCTCGACATCGCCGTGCACAAGCCGATGATGGGTCGCCTGTTCGGCTACGGGCACTTCGTCTTCGAGTCAGCCGCCCAGGACCAGGGCCTGCGTGAGATCAGGTACGTCGGCCGCCCGGACGAACGCGACCTGACCATCCAACGTGTCATCCAGCGGTCAGGCCTGCGGGGTGGCAGCATGCTGCCCGCGCCCAGGGACGAGGACTAG
- the meaB gene encoding methylmalonyl Co-A mutase-associated GTPase MeaB, with the protein MAALVEAVHQGSARAVGRLISMVENGSPSLREAMRLLAPSTGRAQVVGITGSPGVGKSTTTTALVAALRAEGQRVGVLAVDPSSPFSGGALLGDRVRMQSHALDPEVFIRSMANRGHLGGLSVAAPQALRVFDAAGCDTVLVETVGVGQSEVEIASAADITLVLLAPGMGDGIQAAKAGILEIGDIFVVNKADREGAQSLIRELRSMVALAERTPQEWKPPIVTTVASKAEGVDDLRAAIGRFRLQAEKTGTWQERRWERARREVQGLALGLLRSRFSTHPRTGLDALALEVRDGLLDPYTAADRVLAQLAPPPAWQQDSPPTMR; encoded by the coding sequence GTGGCGGCGCTGGTGGAAGCGGTGCACCAGGGCAGTGCCCGTGCGGTCGGCCGGCTGATCAGCATGGTCGAGAACGGGTCGCCTTCGCTGCGGGAGGCGATGCGCCTGCTTGCCCCCAGCACCGGGCGTGCACAGGTAGTCGGCATCACCGGGTCTCCGGGGGTGGGCAAGTCCACCACCACCACCGCGCTGGTGGCTGCGCTCCGGGCCGAGGGGCAGCGCGTCGGCGTTCTGGCGGTCGACCCGTCCTCGCCGTTCTCCGGCGGAGCCCTGCTCGGAGACCGGGTGCGGATGCAGTCGCACGCTCTGGATCCCGAGGTGTTCATCCGCTCGATGGCCAACCGGGGACATCTCGGGGGCCTTTCGGTGGCTGCTCCGCAGGCGCTCCGGGTGTTCGACGCCGCAGGATGCGACACCGTACTGGTGGAGACCGTCGGGGTGGGCCAGTCCGAGGTCGAGATCGCCTCGGCGGCCGACATCACGCTGGTGCTGCTGGCGCCCGGGATGGGAGACGGGATCCAGGCGGCCAAGGCCGGCATTCTCGAGATCGGTGACATCTTCGTGGTCAACAAGGCTGACCGCGAGGGTGCGCAGTCGCTGATCCGTGAGCTCCGCAGCATGGTCGCGCTGGCCGAGCGCACCCCGCAGGAGTGGAAGCCGCCGATCGTCACCACGGTGGCGTCCAAGGCGGAGGGCGTCGACGACCTGCGGGCGGCGATCGGACGGTTCCGGCTGCAGGCGGAGAAGACCGGAACTTGGCAGGAACGTCGATGGGAGCGGGCCCGCCGGGAGGTGCAGGGGCTGGCGCTGGGCTTGCTGCGGTCGCGCTTCTCCACCCATCCCAGGACCGGCCTGGATGCTCTGGCGCTCGAGGTCCGCGACGGCCTGCTGGACCCCTACACGGCGGCCGACCGGGTGTTGGCGCAGCTCGCGCCGCCACCGGCGTGGCAGCAGGACTCGCCGCCGACGATGCGGTAG
- a CDS encoding acetyl-CoA C-acetyltransferase yields the protein MGSVIVGGARTPIGKLLGGLKDLSGTDLGGIAIAGALARAGISGDQVDYVVMGQVLQAGAGQIPARQAAVKGGVPLTVPAVTVNKVCLSGLNAIALADQLIRAGECDIVVAGGMESMTQAPHLLPKSRSGYKYGSVELVDHMAYDGLWDVFTDQAMGSLTDSCNRGAVAVSREEQDAFAARSHRRAAQAMSAGLLDDEVVEVRVPQRRGDDLVVSADEGVRPDTTAESLAALRPAFGKDGTITAGSSSPISDGAAAVVVTSRQTADRLGLSVVAEIGAYGQVAGPDSSLQLQPASAIEAACKKQGLSVRDLSVIEINEAFAAVGVASARALGLTDAEADERVNIHGGAIALGHPIGASGARLVLHLALELQRRGQGAGVAALCGGGGQGDALILTAAGRSD from the coding sequence ATGGGATCGGTCATCGTCGGCGGGGCCAGAACCCCGATCGGCAAGCTGCTGGGTGGTCTGAAGGACCTGTCCGGCACGGATCTGGGCGGTATCGCCATCGCCGGCGCGCTGGCGCGGGCCGGCATCTCCGGCGACCAGGTGGACTACGTGGTGATGGGTCAGGTGCTGCAGGCGGGCGCCGGCCAGATCCCCGCCCGACAGGCTGCAGTCAAGGGTGGCGTGCCGTTGACCGTCCCCGCCGTGACGGTCAACAAGGTGTGCCTGTCCGGCCTGAACGCGATCGCGCTGGCCGACCAGCTGATCCGGGCTGGCGAGTGTGACATCGTCGTCGCCGGCGGGATGGAGTCGATGACCCAGGCACCGCATCTGCTGCCGAAGTCCCGCTCGGGCTACAAGTACGGCAGCGTCGAGCTGGTCGACCATATGGCCTACGACGGACTGTGGGACGTGTTCACCGACCAGGCGATGGGTTCGCTCACCGACTCCTGCAACCGTGGTGCCGTTGCCGTCAGCCGGGAGGAGCAGGACGCCTTCGCCGCCCGGTCCCACCGGCGGGCGGCCCAGGCGATGAGCGCCGGCCTGCTCGACGACGAGGTGGTCGAGGTACGGGTCCCGCAGCGGCGCGGCGACGACCTGGTGGTGAGCGCAGACGAAGGGGTCCGCCCGGACACGACCGCGGAGTCATTGGCCGCGCTGCGACCGGCCTTCGGCAAGGACGGCACCATCACCGCCGGCTCGTCCAGTCCCATCTCCGACGGCGCAGCCGCCGTCGTCGTCACCAGCCGTCAGACGGCCGATCGCCTCGGGCTGAGTGTGGTCGCCGAGATCGGTGCGTACGGACAGGTGGCCGGTCCGGACTCGTCCCTGCAGCTGCAGCCGGCCAGCGCGATCGAGGCCGCCTGCAAGAAGCAGGGGCTTTCAGTCAGGGATCTGTCGGTGATCGAGATCAACGAGGCGTTCGCGGCGGTCGGGGTCGCCAGCGCAAGGGCGCTCGGGCTGACCGATGCCGAGGCTGATGAGCGGGTCAACATCCACGGCGGCGCGATCGCGCTGGGGCACCCGATCGGCGCCTCCGGCGCCCGGCTGGTGCTTCATCTGGCGCTCGAGCTGCAACGCCGCGGCCAAGGGGCTGGTGTCGCCGCGCTCTGCGGCGGCGGAGGCCAGGGCGATGCCCTGATCCTCACCGCAGCGGGACGCTCGGACTGA
- the mce gene encoding methylmalonyl-CoA epimerase, whose protein sequence is MSSTLSGDLPGLVAVDHVGLAVADLDAAIAFHLEVLGLELKHREVNEEQGVAEAMLAPRGAPDDAAEIQLIAPLRPDSAIAAFLDRSGPGLQQLAYRVADVEAAAAALRRRGLRVLYPSARRGTRGSRVNFVHPKDTGGVLIELVQRD, encoded by the coding sequence ATGAGCTCAACGCTGTCGGGTGACCTGCCCGGCCTGGTGGCGGTCGACCACGTCGGGCTGGCCGTAGCGGACCTGGATGCGGCCATCGCCTTCCATCTCGAGGTCCTGGGTCTCGAGCTGAAACATCGCGAGGTGAACGAGGAGCAGGGCGTCGCCGAGGCGATGCTGGCTCCTCGCGGGGCCCCGGACGACGCGGCCGAGATCCAGCTGATCGCCCCGCTACGGCCCGACTCGGCGATCGCGGCCTTCCTCGATCGGTCCGGTCCCGGACTGCAGCAGCTGGCCTACCGGGTCGCCGACGTCGAGGCCGCCGCTGCCGCGCTGCGGCGGCGCGGGCTGAGGGTGCTCTACCCGAGCGCTCGGCGCGGAACCCGTGGCTCGAGGGTGAACTTCGTGCATCCGAAGGACACCGGCGGGGTACTAATCGAGCTGGTCCAGCGCGACTAG
- a CDS encoding AI-2E family transporter has translation MADRDAGTESIEPTGPEHIGPQQGAATGGEALTPGPSPEATRVRRPLQLMSPFRIGFTGTIGAMLAYGLALAVIQARSVLILIVVAMFIALGLNPMVEMLTRRRLKRSLAVLVVFFAVVLVLALATLAIVPVFSEQISSLIDAAPGMLGDLQRNPQIAAVDQQFQLLEKAQQFLTSGGLVTKLFGGILGAGKVVLSAVFSALTLLILTLYFLATMPTIKRALYRLAPASRRDRVRYLADEIFDKIGAYLGGMFVVVTTAGLLTFIFLMVIGMHKYALALAVVVAILDFIPMVGATIAAVIVCVIAFVQSPVIGIAAVVFYVLYQQFENYVVQPRVMKRSVNVPGSVVVVAALIGGTLLGVVGALLAVPTAAAILILMREVAQPRLDAH, from the coding sequence GTGGCTGACCGGGACGCCGGGACCGAATCCATCGAACCCACCGGCCCTGAGCACATCGGGCCGCAACAAGGCGCAGCCACAGGTGGCGAGGCACTGACGCCGGGACCGTCGCCGGAGGCGACGAGAGTCCGCCGACCGCTGCAGCTGATGTCCCCGTTCCGGATCGGGTTCACCGGCACGATAGGCGCGATGCTGGCCTACGGTCTGGCGCTGGCCGTGATCCAGGCCCGGTCGGTCCTGATCCTGATCGTGGTGGCCATGTTCATCGCGCTCGGACTCAACCCCATGGTCGAGATGCTCACCCGGCGGCGTCTCAAGCGCTCGCTGGCGGTGCTGGTGGTCTTCTTCGCCGTCGTGCTGGTGCTGGCCCTTGCCACCCTGGCCATCGTCCCGGTGTTCAGCGAGCAGATCAGCTCGCTGATCGACGCTGCGCCGGGCATGCTCGGCGACCTGCAGCGCAACCCGCAGATCGCCGCCGTGGACCAGCAGTTCCAGCTGCTCGAGAAGGCCCAGCAGTTCCTCACCTCCGGTGGCCTGGTCACCAAGCTGTTCGGCGGAATCCTGGGCGCGGGCAAGGTGGTGCTCAGTGCGGTTTTCAGCGCCCTGACCCTGCTGATCCTGACGCTGTACTTCCTTGCGACCATGCCCACCATCAAGCGGGCCCTGTACCGGTTGGCGCCCGCCTCTCGACGGGACCGGGTCCGCTATCTGGCCGATGAGATCTTCGACAAGATCGGCGCCTACCTCGGGGGCATGTTCGTCGTGGTGACAACAGCCGGGCTGCTCACCTTCATCTTCCTGATGGTCATCGGCATGCACAAGTACGCGTTGGCGCTCGCGGTGGTGGTGGCGATCCTCGACTTCATCCCGATGGTGGGCGCGACCATCGCTGCGGTGATCGTCTGCGTGATCGCCTTCGTCCAGAGCCCGGTGATTGGTATCGCCGCGGTGGTCTTCTACGTCCTGTATCAGCAGTTCGAGAACTACGTGGTGCAGCCACGGGTGATGAAACGGTCGGTCAACGTGCCTGGATCGGTGGTGGTGGTGGCGGCACTGATCGGGGGCACGCTGCTCGGCGTCGTCGGCGCGCTGCTCGCCGTACCGACCGCAGCGGCCATTCTGATCCTGATGAGAGAAGTGGCCCAACCCCGCCTCGACGCCCACTGA
- a CDS encoding IS481 family transposase → MSHANAALTPRARLRLAELVVDRGWTFAAAAKMFMVAPRTAKKWADRYRSEGAAGMVDRSSRPHSSPTKTTPDVVRRIVRLRWRHRLGPVQIAGRLGMQASTVHAVLVRCRINRLCHIDRVTGEPLRRYEHPHPGSLIHVDVTKFGNIPDGGGWRYLGKQQGDRNRAATDTQRRRGPVRGPLIGTAYVHTVIDDHSRMAYAEICADEKAATAIEVLHRAAAWFTDHGVTVERVLSDNGSAYRSHAWRDACAELGITHKRTRPYRPQTNGKIERFHRTLADGWAYARFYESTEQRNTALPGWLHFYNHHRAHSAIGGKPPVTRLTNLAGHHS, encoded by the coding sequence GTGTCCCACGCTAACGCTGCCCTCACCCCCCGCGCCCGTTTACGGCTCGCCGAACTCGTCGTCGACCGCGGCTGGACCTTCGCCGCCGCTGCGAAGATGTTCATGGTCGCGCCTCGCACAGCGAAGAAGTGGGCCGACCGCTATCGGAGCGAAGGTGCTGCCGGGATGGTCGACCGCAGCTCGCGGCCACATTCGAGCCCGACAAAGACCACGCCGGACGTGGTCCGGCGGATCGTGCGGCTTCGGTGGCGGCACCGGCTCGGCCCGGTCCAGATCGCCGGCCGGCTTGGGATGCAGGCCTCCACCGTGCACGCCGTACTGGTGCGTTGTCGGATCAACCGGCTCTGCCATATCGACCGGGTCACAGGCGAGCCGCTGCGCCGATACGAACACCCACACCCCGGCTCGCTGATCCACGTCGACGTCACCAAGTTCGGCAACATTCCCGATGGTGGTGGATGGCGCTACCTCGGCAAGCAGCAAGGAGATCGCAACCGCGCTGCAACCGACACCCAGCGGCGAAGAGGCCCAGTGCGTGGCCCGCTGATCGGCACCGCATACGTGCATACCGTCATCGATGACCACTCCCGGATGGCCTACGCCGAGATCTGTGCCGACGAGAAGGCAGCGACGGCGATCGAGGTTCTCCATCGTGCCGCGGCATGGTTCACAGACCACGGTGTCACCGTCGAGCGTGTGCTGTCCGACAACGGATCGGCCTACAGGTCCCACGCCTGGCGCGACGCCTGCGCCGAGCTTGGCATCACCCACAAGCGCACACGTCCCTACCGGCCGCAGACCAACGGAAAGATCGAGCGGTTCCACCGCACACTGGCCGACGGGTGGGCCTACGCCCGGTTCTATGAATCAACCGAGCAACGCAACACCGCCCTGCCCGGCTGGCTCCACTTCTACAATCATCACCGAGCCCACTCCGCCATCGGAGGCAAGCCGCCAGTCACCCGGCTGACCAACCTCGCTGGACATCACAGCTAG
- a CDS encoding DUF3349 domain-containing protein — MALPPLLSSIVGWLRAGYPEGVPENDYVPLVALLSRRLSADEVAAVAADLVEHGDLPIGNVDIAVIITKITNELPSETDIARVRSRLAAGGWPLADPHEGT; from the coding sequence ATGGCTCTCCCGCCCCTGCTCAGCTCGATCGTCGGCTGGCTGCGAGCCGGCTACCCCGAGGGCGTCCCGGAGAACGACTACGTGCCGCTGGTCGCTCTGCTGAGCCGCCGGCTGTCGGCAGACGAGGTGGCCGCCGTTGCCGCCGACCTGGTCGAGCACGGCGACCTGCCGATCGGTAACGTGGACATCGCGGTGATCATCACCAAGATCACCAACGAGCTGCCCAGTGAGACTGACATCGCCCGGGTGCGGTCCCGGCTCGCAGCCGGCGGCTGGCCGCTGGCCGATCCGCACGAGGGCACCTGA